A genomic segment from Glycine max cultivar Williams 82 chromosome 1, Glycine_max_v4.0, whole genome shotgun sequence encodes:
- the LOC100795791 gene encoding protein CRABS CLAW encodes MNHEDKLTMDLVPPSEHLCYVRCNFCNTVLAVGIPCKRLLDTVTVKCGHCSNLSFLSTRPPSSQNQSIDHTTLSLQGFYSNAKKGQASSSSSSPTTSNESVSPKAASFVVKPPEKKHRLPSAYNRFMKEEIQRIKAANPEIPHREAFSAAAKNWARFIPNSPTSSVSATKVNAD; translated from the exons ATGAACCACGAAGACAAACTCACCATGGACCTGGTTCCACCATCTGAACACCTCTGCTACGTTCGTTGCAACTTCTGCAACACTGTCCTCGCG GTTGGTATCCCATGCAAGAGGCTGTTAGACACTGTGACAGTGAAGTGTGGTCACTGCAGCAACCTCTCCTTTCTGAGCACCAGACCCCCAAGTTCTCAAAACCAAAGCATTGATCATACCACCCTAAGTCTGCAG GGGTTTTACAGTAATGCCAAAAAGGGGCAagcatcatcttcatcttcctcaCCAACAACATCCAACGAGTCAGTGTCCCCAAAAGCAGCATCATTTGTTGTGAAAC cACCTGAGAAAAAGCACCGTCTCCCTTCTGCTTACAACCGTTTCATGAA AGAGGAGATACAGCGCATCAAAGCTGCGAACCCTGAGATCCCACATCGAGAAGCTTTCAGTGCTGCAgcgaaaaat TGGGCTAGGTTCATTCCAAATTCACCAACCAGTTCAGTTTCTGCAACTAAAGTTAAC GCTGATTGA